The following proteins come from a genomic window of Negativicoccus succinicivorans:
- the rpoB gene encoding DNA-directed RNA polymerase subunit beta codes for MFKPVNMGTRKRYTYAKINEVLQMPHLLDLQRNSYLWFQEEGLREIFEDISPIESNERGNNQDGKLKLYFDDYKFGEPKYDIAECKERDATFAAPLRVKVRLENAETGELAETEVFMGDFPVMTDTGTFVINGAERVIVSQLVRSPGVYYSGTIDQMGKSLFSSTVIPNRGAWIELESDANDIVHVRIDRNRKLPATVLVRALGFETNDEIMDLFGDDPRIAETLKKDPTRSQEEALIEIYKKLRPGEPPSIDSATSMFNNLFFDPRRYDLAHIGRYKLGKKLGWQGRLFGQTLARPLVHPYTGKVVLPEGTVIGNKELEQIAASEMFADAGSDWARQLEGKKLAEALVDTNTGEVLLEEGTKVGKKELKAIKDSGMFKRMPANDIEAIIEGVLPARRVEKTFAQKRIPGLQEIYVLKGEGDGRHEVKIVCNNANLPDTLRTVEPADMIANISYLLNLMEDIGRVDDIDHLGNRRLRCVGELLQNQFRIGLTRMERVVKERMATQDIDNLTPQMLINIRPVTAALKEFFGSSQLSQFMDQTNPLAELTHKRRLSALGPGGLSRERAGFEVRDVHHSHYGRMCPIETPEGPNIGLISSLANFAKVNKYGLIETPYRVVKHDGDDVTVTSEVRYVTADAEENLVVAQANEPLDENNRFEHAHVASRLQSEVIEVAPQRVDLMDVSPKQVVSVGTALIPFLENDDANRALMGANMQRQAVPLLRTQAPLVGTGMEYTAARDSGVCVLAKHAGTVERVTGKEIIVKTDDGKLDRYDLIKFMRSNQSTCINQIPLVYKGDRVEAGDALADGMATDGGELALGYNVLVAFMPWEGYNYEDAILLSEELCKEDIYTSIHIEEYECDARDTKLGAEEITRQLPNVSEDSLKYLDEEGIISIGAEVRPGDVLVGKVTPKGETEQTPEERLLRAIFGDKEREVRDTSLRVPHGESGKIVDVRVFTRENGDELQPGVNKLVRVYIAQKRKIHEGDKMAGRHGNKGVVSRVMRQEDMPFMPDGTPVQIVLNPLGVPSRMNIGQVLETHLGRAVQALGMEIRNNDPDLPRRLKEYGYDVDKYGMPEPDVAGIHIATPVFDGASEVDVFNTLKLANLPEDGKTELFDGRTGEKMDNRVTVGYKYMLKLHHLVDDKIHARSTGPYSLVTQQPLGGKAQFGGQRFGEMEVWALEAYGAAYTLQEILTVKSDDVIGRVKAYEKIVKGENIPEPGVPESFKVLLKELQSIGLDVRILNENGEEVVIRELEEEDLPQAEENELREVMESDASGQSRTSAEAEDADNAPEENEMSVEDTAQQADTANIAAAEPFFTDTDSNDAE; via the coding sequence ATGTTCAAACCGGTAAATATGGGCACGCGGAAACGGTACACCTATGCCAAGATCAATGAGGTCTTGCAAATGCCGCACTTGCTCGATTTACAGCGAAATTCCTACCTGTGGTTTCAGGAAGAAGGACTGCGGGAAATTTTTGAAGATATTTCTCCGATTGAAAGCAATGAACGGGGCAATAATCAAGACGGTAAATTAAAGCTTTATTTTGATGATTACAAATTCGGTGAGCCGAAATACGATATCGCTGAATGCAAGGAACGTGACGCGACATTCGCCGCGCCGTTGCGCGTGAAAGTTCGTCTGGAAAATGCCGAAACGGGCGAGCTCGCCGAAACGGAAGTATTTATGGGCGACTTCCCGGTAATGACCGATACCGGTACCTTTGTCATCAATGGCGCGGAACGCGTTATCGTCAGCCAGTTGGTGCGTTCGCCGGGCGTATATTACAGCGGCACGATTGATCAAATGGGTAAATCGCTGTTCAGCTCCACGGTGATTCCGAACCGCGGCGCCTGGATTGAACTCGAAAGCGATGCCAACGATATCGTGCACGTCCGCATCGACCGCAACCGCAAGTTGCCGGCAACGGTTCTCGTACGCGCGCTGGGCTTCGAAACGAACGATGAAATCATGGATCTTTTCGGTGACGATCCGCGCATCGCGGAAACATTGAAAAAAGATCCGACGCGTTCGCAGGAAGAAGCATTAATTGAAATATATAAGAAATTGCGTCCGGGTGAACCGCCGTCCATCGACAGCGCTACTTCGATGTTCAACAACCTGTTCTTCGATCCGCGCCGTTACGATTTGGCGCATATCGGACGTTATAAATTAGGTAAAAAATTAGGCTGGCAGGGACGTCTGTTCGGCCAGACATTGGCGCGCCCGTTGGTTCATCCGTACACGGGTAAAGTAGTTCTGCCCGAAGGCACCGTGATCGGTAACAAGGAACTGGAACAGATCGCGGCATCCGAAATGTTCGCCGATGCCGGATCCGACTGGGCGCGGCAGCTCGAAGGCAAGAAGCTGGCGGAAGCTCTCGTGGACACCAATACCGGTGAAGTGCTCTTGGAAGAAGGCACGAAAGTCGGCAAGAAAGAGCTGAAAGCCATTAAAGACAGCGGCATGTTCAAACGCATGCCCGCTAACGATATTGAGGCCATTATTGAAGGCGTACTGCCGGCGCGCCGTGTAGAAAAAACGTTCGCGCAGAAACGCATTCCGGGGCTGCAGGAAATCTATGTCCTGAAGGGCGAAGGCGACGGCCGACACGAAGTTAAAATCGTCTGCAATAACGCGAACCTCCCGGACACGTTGCGTACCGTCGAACCGGCGGATATGATCGCCAATATTTCCTATTTATTGAATTTAATGGAAGATATCGGTCGTGTGGACGATATCGACCACTTAGGCAACCGCCGCTTGCGTTGCGTCGGCGAACTGTTACAGAACCAGTTCCGCATCGGTTTGACCCGTATGGAACGTGTTGTTAAAGAACGCATGGCGACGCAGGATATCGATAATTTGACGCCGCAGATGCTGATCAATATTCGTCCGGTCACAGCGGCACTGAAAGAATTTTTCGGTTCGAGCCAATTGTCGCAGTTCATGGACCAGACGAATCCGCTGGCGGAACTGACGCATAAACGTCGTCTTTCCGCATTGGGACCGGGCGGTCTTTCGCGTGAACGCGCGGGCTTTGAAGTTCGCGACGTGCACCATTCGCACTATGGCCGTATGTGCCCGATCGAAACGCCGGAAGGTCCGAACATCGGTTTGATTTCGTCCTTGGCGAACTTTGCGAAAGTCAACAAATACGGTTTGATTGAAACGCCGTATCGCGTGGTTAAACACGACGGCGATGATGTCACCGTCACGAGCGAAGTGCGTTACGTCACCGCCGATGCCGAGGAAAACCTCGTCGTGGCGCAGGCGAACGAACCGCTCGATGAAAATAACCGCTTTGAACACGCGCATGTCGCGAGCCGTCTGCAATCCGAGGTTATTGAAGTCGCGCCGCAACGCGTGGATTTGATGGACGTTTCGCCGAAACAGGTGGTTTCGGTCGGTACAGCCTTGATCCCGTTTCTTGAAAACGACGACGCGAACCGTGCTTTGATGGGCGCGAACATGCAACGTCAGGCGGTACCGCTGTTGCGTACGCAGGCACCGCTCGTCGGCACGGGCATGGAATACACCGCCGCCCGCGACTCCGGCGTATGCGTACTCGCCAAACACGCGGGTACGGTAGAACGCGTCACCGGGAAAGAAATCATCGTCAAAACCGATGACGGCAAATTGGATCGTTACGATCTGATCAAATTCATGCGCTCCAACCAGAGCACCTGCATCAACCAGATTCCGCTCGTCTATAAGGGCGATCGCGTGGAAGCGGGCGACGCGCTGGCGGACGGTATGGCGACCGACGGCGGCGAACTCGCGCTCGGTTACAACGTGCTCGTTGCGTTTATGCCGTGGGAAGGCTACAACTACGAAGACGCGATTCTTCTCTCGGAAGAATTGTGCAAGGAAGATATTTACACGTCGATCCACATTGAAGAATACGAATGTGATGCGCGCGACACGAAGCTCGGCGCGGAAGAAATTACCCGTCAGCTCCCGAATGTCAGCGAAGATTCGTTGAAATATTTGGATGAAGAAGGCATCATCTCGATCGGCGCGGAAGTTCGTCCGGGCGATGTTCTGGTCGGTAAAGTCACGCCGAAAGGCGAAACCGAACAGACGCCGGAAGAACGTTTGCTGCGCGCCATTTTCGGTGACAAAGAACGAGAAGTTCGCGACACCAGCTTGCGCGTGCCGCACGGCGAATCCGGCAAGATCGTCGATGTTCGCGTATTCACCCGTGAAAACGGTGACGAACTGCAACCGGGCGTTAATAAACTCGTTCGCGTCTACATCGCGCAGAAACGTAAGATTCACGAAGGCGATAAGATGGCGGGCCGCCATGGTAACAAGGGCGTTGTCTCCCGCGTCATGCGCCAGGAAGATATGCCGTTCATGCCGGACGGAACGCCGGTTCAAATCGTACTGAATCCGCTCGGCGTACCGAGCCGTATGAACATCGGTCAGGTTTTGGAAACCCATTTGGGTCGCGCGGTTCAGGCGTTGGGTATGGAAATTCGCAACAACGATCCGGATCTGCCGCGTCGCTTGAAAGAATACGGTTACGATGTCGATAAATACGGCATGCCCGAACCGGATGTCGCCGGTATTCATATCGCGACGCCGGTCTTTGACGGCGCGTCCGAAGTCGACGTATTTAACACGCTAAAACTCGCCAACTTGCCGGAAGACGGCAAGACGGAACTGTTCGACGGCCGTACCGGTGAAAAGATGGACAACCGCGTCACCGTCGGTTACAAATACATGTTGAAGTTGCACCACTTGGTCGACGATAAGATTCACGCTCGTTCGACCGGTCCGTACTCGCTCGTCACCCAACAGCCGTTGGGCGGTAAAGCGCAGTTCGGCGGCCAGCGTTTCGGTGAAATGGAAGTGTGGGCACTGGAAGCGTACGGCGCGGCGTACACCTTGCAGGAAATCCTGACGGTGAAATCCGACGATGTAATCGGCCGTGTGAAAGCGTACGAAAAAATCGTCAAAGGGGAAAATATCCCCGAACCGGGTGTTCCGGAATCGTTCAAAGTACTCTTGAAAGAGCTCCAGTCGATCGGCTTGGACGTTCGTATTTTGAATGAAAACGGCGAAGAAGTCGTCATCCGTGAACTCGAAGAAGAGGACTTGCCGCAGGCGGAAGAAAATGAACTGCGCGAAGTCATGGAATCCGATGCCAGCGGGCAAAGCCGAACTTCCGCGGAGGCGGAAGATGCGGATAACGCACCGGAAGAAAATGAAATGAGCGTGGAAGACACGGCGCAGCAGGCTGATACCGCAAATATCGCCGCCGCGGAACCGTTCTTCACCGATACTGATAGTAACGACGCTGAATAG
- the rpoC gene encoding DNA-directed RNA polymerase subunit beta': MLDVNEFDSMQIGLASPEKIRAWSHGEVTKPETINYRTLKPEKDGLFCERIFGPTKDWECHCGKYKRIRNKGVVCDKCGVEVTRAKVRRERMGHIELATPVSHIWYFKGIPSRMGLILDVSPRSLERVLYFVSYIVLDPKDTGLKKKELLNEAEYREAVETYGYNSFVAKMGAEAIQTLLAEIDLEELRKELRAEMQEASGQRRLRAIRRLEVVEAFRKSGNRPEWMIMNCVPVIPPELRPMVQLDGGRFATSDLNDLYRRVINRNNRLKRLLELHAPEIIVRNEKRMLQEAVDALIDNGRRGRAVTGPGNRALKSLSDLLKGKQGRFRQNLLGKRVDYSGRSVIVVGPELKMHQCGLPKEMALELFKPFVMKELVARGLANNIKNAKKKVEKIAPEVWDVLEDVIHKHPVLLNRAPTLHRLGIQAFEPILWEGRAIKLHPLVCAAYNADFDGDQMACHLPLSVEAQAEARTLMLSVNNILSTKDGKPVAVPSQDMVLGAYYLTIDRSEDYKDEQGALRMLVPAAEYSLMDEEARKNAISIPTFADYDEVVMAYDQHFIDLQHYIFVRIPEHGRVLTTAGRLIFNMALPEELRYYRENEDGQTMLGVLMDKKELARLINNCFRHFGMTQTADLLDRVKTLGFYYARKAGMTIAIADIKVPATKETILAKADQQVEKVNSLFKRGLITDDERYRKTIDIWNEATGDVTREMMQGFDKFNPLTMMAQSGARGNEQQIRQLAGMRGLMADPSGRIIDLPIKANFREGLTVLDYFTSSHGARKGLADTALRTADSGYLTRRLVDVAQDVIVREEDCDIVSVDLIRERGRLAATAKEAIAAMQDKLLGRVLETAVTDPETGDVIVAEGTKLTAKDLQAIGEHLIPEIVLRGSYANTEEHEHVSSENTVVTLGQPEDNLRKKLRKHMVDRMLGKELVEDVETIAGEVLYQKGEKLTESMIEKILASDARRVVVHLDEINGIEVEAIVEGDGVIEPLRDRLTGRITAEDLYNKDTDELIIAKNELIDEETAAEIEKHYDTVKIRSVLTCQCRHGVCRKCYGRNLGTGRMVEVGEAVGIIAAQSIGEPGTQLTMRTFHTGGVASNEDITQGLPRVEELFEARKPKRYAIIAEIGGTVQIETLEENKQIQKIHITDGGEEWSKTIPYGLKIVVEDGDTITKGDRLTEGSINPHDILHVLGVQATQRYLVYEVQKVYKSQGVEINDKHIEVIVRQMLHKIKLEDVGDTDMLPGDTVEANLLELENKRLRSEGKKEASGKHILLGITKAALATDSFLSAASFQETTRVLTEAAIKGKIDPLLGLKENVIIGKLIPAGTGMSRYRNISLAEDKPQIAEESAEESADQAAEAAAEA, encoded by the coding sequence TTGTTAGATGTGAACGAATTTGATTCGATGCAAATCGGACTGGCTTCGCCCGAAAAGATTCGTGCCTGGTCGCATGGTGAGGTCACCAAACCGGAAACGATTAACTATCGGACGCTGAAGCCGGAAAAAGACGGTCTCTTTTGTGAACGGATTTTCGGTCCGACCAAGGACTGGGAATGCCATTGCGGAAAGTATAAACGGATCCGTAATAAAGGCGTCGTCTGTGATAAATGCGGGGTCGAAGTCACCCGCGCCAAAGTGCGTCGCGAACGCATGGGGCATATCGAATTGGCCACCCCGGTGTCGCACATTTGGTACTTCAAAGGAATTCCGAGCCGGATGGGACTCATCCTTGACGTCTCGCCGCGTTCGTTGGAACGTGTCCTGTACTTCGTGTCCTACATCGTGTTGGATCCGAAAGACACCGGACTTAAGAAAAAAGAACTGCTGAACGAAGCGGAATATCGGGAAGCGGTCGAAACCTACGGTTACAACTCGTTTGTCGCCAAGATGGGCGCGGAAGCGATCCAAACGTTGCTGGCGGAAATCGACCTGGAAGAACTGCGCAAAGAACTGCGCGCGGAAATGCAGGAAGCGAGCGGCCAGCGTCGTTTGCGCGCGATCCGCCGTTTGGAAGTCGTCGAAGCATTCCGTAAATCCGGCAACCGTCCGGAATGGATGATTATGAACTGCGTGCCGGTTATTCCGCCGGAACTGCGCCCGATGGTGCAGCTCGACGGCGGTCGGTTCGCGACCAGCGATTTGAACGATCTCTATCGCCGCGTCATCAACCGTAACAACCGTTTGAAACGTTTATTGGAACTGCATGCGCCGGAAATTATCGTGCGCAACGAAAAACGCATGCTGCAGGAAGCTGTCGACGCGCTCATTGATAACGGCCGTCGCGGCCGCGCGGTCACCGGACCGGGCAACCGCGCGCTGAAATCACTTTCCGATCTCCTGAAAGGTAAACAGGGCCGTTTCCGTCAGAACTTGTTGGGTAAGCGTGTTGACTACTCCGGCCGTTCCGTTATCGTTGTCGGACCGGAACTCAAAATGCACCAATGCGGTCTGCCGAAGGAAATGGCGCTCGAACTCTTCAAACCGTTTGTCATGAAAGAACTCGTGGCTCGCGGTTTGGCGAACAACATCAAAAATGCGAAGAAAAAAGTCGAAAAAATTGCGCCGGAAGTATGGGATGTCCTTGAAGATGTCATCCACAAACATCCGGTTCTGTTGAACCGCGCGCCGACCTTGCACCGCTTGGGTATCCAGGCGTTCGAACCGATCCTTTGGGAAGGTCGCGCCATCAAATTGCACCCGCTCGTTTGTGCGGCGTACAACGCCGACTTCGACGGCGACCAGATGGCCTGCCACTTACCGTTGTCGGTCGAAGCGCAAGCCGAAGCGCGTACGTTGATGCTTTCCGTCAACAATATTTTGTCGACGAAAGACGGAAAACCGGTTGCGGTACCGTCGCAGGACATGGTCCTCGGCGCGTACTACCTGACCATTGATCGCTCGGAAGATTACAAAGATGAGCAAGGCGCGTTGCGCATGCTCGTGCCGGCGGCGGAATACAGCTTGATGGACGAAGAGGCGCGGAAAAACGCGATCTCGATCCCCACATTTGCCGACTACGATGAAGTCGTCATGGCGTATGACCAACATTTCATCGACTTGCAGCATTATATCTTCGTACGGATTCCGGAACACGGTCGTGTCTTGACTACGGCCGGCCGCCTGATTTTCAACATGGCGCTACCGGAAGAATTGCGTTACTATCGCGAAAATGAAGACGGACAGACGATGCTCGGTGTACTCATGGACAAGAAAGAGCTCGCCCGTCTGATTAATAATTGCTTCCGTCATTTCGGCATGACGCAAACCGCGGATCTTCTTGACCGCGTGAAGACGCTCGGCTTCTACTATGCAAGAAAAGCCGGCATGACGATTGCCATCGCCGACATCAAAGTGCCGGCGACGAAAGAAACCATTCTCGCCAAAGCCGATCAGCAGGTCGAAAAAGTGAACAGCCTCTTCAAGCGCGGTTTGATTACTGACGATGAACGCTATCGCAAAACGATCGACATTTGGAATGAAGCGACCGGCGATGTTACGCGCGAAATGATGCAGGGCTTTGATAAATTCAACCCCTTGACCATGATGGCGCAATCCGGTGCTCGCGGTAACGAACAGCAGATCCGTCAGCTCGCCGGCATGCGCGGCTTGATGGCCGACCCGTCCGGTCGGATCATCGACTTGCCGATCAAGGCGAACTTCCGTGAAGGTTTGACCGTTTTGGACTACTTCACATCGTCGCACGGCGCGCGTAAAGGTTTGGCCGATACGGCTCTTCGTACGGCGGACTCCGGTTACCTGACCCGTCGTCTCGTCGACGTCGCGCAGGATGTTATCGTGCGGGAAGAAGATTGCGACATTGTTTCCGTCGATCTCATTCGCGAACGCGGTCGACTCGCGGCTACGGCCAAAGAAGCGATCGCCGCGATGCAGGATAAATTGCTCGGACGTGTTCTCGAAACGGCGGTCACCGATCCGGAAACGGGTGACGTGATCGTTGCGGAAGGTACGAAACTTACCGCCAAAGACTTGCAGGCGATCGGCGAACATCTGATTCCGGAGATTGTCTTGCGCGGTTCGTACGCGAACACCGAAGAACACGAACACGTATCCAGTGAAAATACCGTTGTCACCTTGGGTCAGCCCGAAGACAACCTGCGCAAAAAATTGCGTAAGCACATGGTGGATCGCATGCTCGGCAAAGAACTTGTCGAAGATGTGGAAACCATTGCCGGTGAAGTTCTTTACCAAAAAGGAGAGAAACTCACCGAAAGCATGATTGAAAAAATCCTCGCCAGCGATGCCCGTCGTGTTGTCGTTCATTTGGACGAAATCAACGGCATCGAGGTCGAAGCGATCGTCGAAGGCGACGGCGTCATTGAACCGTTGCGCGACCGTCTCACCGGCCGCATCACCGCGGAAGATCTTTACAATAAAGATACCGATGAGCTTATCATCGCGAAAAACGAACTCATTGACGAGGAAACCGCCGCTGAAATTGAAAAACATTATGACACCGTCAAGATTCGTTCGGTCCTCACTTGCCAGTGCCGTCACGGCGTCTGCCGCAAGTGCTACGGACGCAACCTCGGTACCGGCCGCATGGTCGAAGTCGGTGAAGCCGTCGGCATCATCGCGGCGCAGTCCATCGGTGAACCGGGCACGCAGTTGACGATGCGTACGTTCCACACCGGCGGCGTCGCGTCGAACGAAGATATCACGCAAGGTTTGCCGCGTGTTGAAGAACTTTTCGAAGCGCGCAAACCGAAACGCTACGCGATTATCGCGGAAATCGGCGGCACCGTACAGATCGAAACGCTCGAAGAAAACAAACAAATTCAAAAAATCCACATTACCGACGGCGGCGAAGAATGGTCCAAAACCATTCCGTACGGCCTGAAAATCGTGGTCGAAGACGGCGACACCATTACCAAAGGTGACCGCCTGACCGAAGGCTCGATCAACCCGCACGACATTCTGCATGTACTCGGTGTCCAGGCAACCCAGCGTTACCTCGTCTACGAAGTACAAAAAGTATACAAATCGCAAGGTGTTGAAATTAACGACAAGCACATCGAAGTCATCGTGCGTCAGATGCTCCATAAAATCAAATTGGAAGACGTCGGTGACACCGATATGCTGCCGGGCGATACCGTCGAAGCCAACCTGCTGGAACTTGAGAACAAACGCTTACGTTCCGAAGGCAAGAAGGAAGCCAGCGGCAAACACATCCTCTTGGGTATTACCAAAGCCGCGCTTGCGACCGATTCGTTCCTTTCCGCCGCATCCTTCCAGGAAACCACACGCGTTCTCACGGAAGCTGCGATCAAAGGTAAAATCGATCCGTTGCTCGGTCTGAAAGAAAACGTCATCATCGGCAAACTGATTCCGGCCGGTACGGGCATGTCCCGCTATCGCAACATCAGTCTTGCGGAAGACAAACCGCAAATCGCTGAGGAAAGCGCCGAAGAAAGCGCTGACCAAGCGGCAGAAGCGGCAGCTGAAGCATAA
- a CDS encoding SDR family NAD(P)-dependent oxidoreductase, protein MKNYFDLSGKIALVTGGSSGLGIQLAKALARQGATVVVAARREEKLQETVRALKELGAEASYVVMDVMSPKSIEQAVAEVVAQYQRIDILVNNAGVGASVPAAEQSTEDWRKVLGTNLDGVYYVARAVGKQMLKQEYGKIINLGSIHSEVAMKPAYLSAYSAAKGGVKMLTKALAVEWAKHGITVNAIGPGYFDTHMTEKAFQTQTFQDILATYSPMGRGGRPGELDGAVIYFASDASSFTTGQLLCIDGGWTAI, encoded by the coding sequence ATGAAAAATTATTTTGACTTAAGCGGTAAAATTGCGCTCGTTACGGGCGGTTCATCCGGCCTTGGCATTCAGCTGGCCAAGGCTCTGGCTCGCCAAGGGGCGACGGTGGTGGTCGCCGCGCGGCGGGAAGAAAAACTGCAGGAGACGGTGCGGGCGCTGAAAGAACTCGGCGCGGAAGCGTCCTATGTGGTGATGGACGTCATGTCGCCGAAAAGCATCGAGCAGGCGGTGGCAGAGGTTGTCGCGCAATATCAGCGCATCGATATTTTGGTGAATAACGCGGGCGTCGGAGCGAGTGTGCCGGCGGCGGAGCAGTCGACGGAGGATTGGCGCAAAGTGCTCGGCACGAATCTGGACGGCGTATACTATGTGGCGCGCGCGGTGGGCAAACAGATGTTGAAGCAGGAATACGGCAAAATCATCAACCTCGGCTCAATCCATTCGGAAGTAGCGATGAAACCCGCTTATCTTTCCGCGTACAGCGCGGCCAAAGGCGGCGTGAAAATGCTGACCAAAGCGTTGGCGGTGGAATGGGCGAAACACGGCATCACGGTCAATGCGATCGGACCGGGTTATTTTGACACGCATATGACGGAAAAAGCATTTCAAACGCAAACGTTTCAAGATATTCTCGCGACGTATTCGCCGATGGGACGCGGCGGTCGACCGGGTGAACTGGACGGCGCGGTGATTTATTTCGCCTCCGATGCTTCGAGCTTCACTACCGGTCAGCTGCTTTGCATTGACGGCGGTTGGACGGCGATCTAA
- a CDS encoding Ppx/GppA phosphatase family protein — MLWDEDYHTEQVGLIDLGSNSARMVVMSIEPNDAYRLVYQDKQLVRLSEGMQATGRLTEEAMARTLAAMQNFSHTAELLGVEKMLAVATAAMRSADNGILFRDEIESKTDIPLTIINGREEARLGYLGVINTLPYEDFVLFDLGGASTEVSLVRNRLLKETMSLPLGSLTLTEKFGTQDEVSSKALKAMGSYIKKILRSLPGIENTKLPLIGIGGTVRNLAKIHQRLVSYPIPKLHHYTMAPDAIYDMTEMLASRNFKERAQISGLGRDRADIITAGAFLIQTLLQFTGSEQLIISGNGLREGLFYNYYAMTRRQGQHFPESLLRQSVENFRNTLPLGNEEPMQYITKMALKLYDGLQPLHGFPARYREWLETTCRLHDVGMMINYYSHAQHSAYIIANSPLYGLTHREQATCALIAAFQDGISNKLRRFAQFAKLLTAEDLTVVKQLSTLLAIVKAFDATYDESVTSLAVSQPDETHAVLHLTARSATDIPLINANIEPHIKECNEEYPFTLSVEWDNADKAPETYDTLA, encoded by the coding sequence TTGTTATGGGATGAAGACTATCATACCGAGCAGGTCGGCTTAATCGACCTGGGTTCGAACTCCGCCCGCATGGTCGTGATGTCGATCGAACCGAACGACGCGTACCGACTTGTCTATCAGGATAAGCAGCTGGTCCGCTTGAGTGAAGGAATGCAGGCAACGGGCCGTCTCACCGAAGAGGCTATGGCAAGAACGCTTGCCGCGATGCAAAATTTTTCGCATACCGCCGAGCTGCTCGGCGTCGAGAAGATGTTGGCCGTCGCCACCGCGGCCATGCGCAGCGCGGACAACGGCATTTTATTTCGCGATGAAATCGAATCCAAAACCGATATTCCGCTCACGATCATCAACGGTCGCGAAGAAGCGCGGCTCGGCTATTTAGGCGTCATCAACACATTGCCGTACGAAGACTTCGTGCTCTTTGACCTGGGCGGCGCCAGCACCGAAGTATCATTAGTGCGCAACCGACTGTTAAAGGAAACGATGAGCCTGCCGCTCGGTTCGCTCACGCTGACGGAAAAATTCGGCACGCAGGACGAAGTCAGTTCCAAAGCACTCAAAGCGATGGGCAGCTATATTAAGAAAATATTGCGCAGCCTGCCCGGTATCGAAAATACGAAGCTGCCTCTGATCGGCATTGGCGGCACGGTGCGTAATTTGGCGAAAATCCATCAACGTCTGGTCTCGTATCCCATTCCCAAACTTCATCACTACACGATGGCGCCGGACGCCATTTACGACATGACAGAAATGCTCGCAAGCCGCAACTTCAAAGAACGAGCGCAGATCTCGGGACTCGGTCGCGATCGCGCGGACATCATCACCGCCGGCGCATTTTTGATTCAAACCTTGCTGCAGTTTACGGGCTCGGAACAACTCATTATCAGCGGCAACGGCTTGCGCGAAGGATTGTTCTATAATTACTACGCCATGACGCGCCGCCAGGGACAGCACTTCCCCGAAAGCCTGCTGCGGCAAAGCGTGGAAAATTTCCGCAATACGCTGCCGCTCGGGAATGAAGAGCCAATGCAATACATCACGAAGATGGCGTTGAAACTGTATGACGGTCTGCAGCCCTTGCACGGTTTTCCCGCCCGCTATCGGGAATGGCTGGAAACGACTTGCCGTTTGCACGATGTCGGCATGATGATCAACTACTACAGCCACGCGCAACACAGCGCTTACATCATTGCGAACTCGCCGTTGTACGGCCTCACGCATCGCGAGCAGGCGACCTGCGCGCTCATCGCTGCGTTTCAGGACGGCATTTCCAATAAATTACGCCGCTTCGCCCAGTTCGCGAAACTCTTGACCGCGGAGGATCTGACTGTCGTCAAGCAGCTTTCCACCTTGCTCGCGATCGTCAAAGCGTTTGACGCGACCTACGATGAAAGCGTCACATCGCTTGCCGTCTCACAGCCGGACGAAACGCATGCGGTGCTGCATCTTACCGCCCGTTCCGCCACCGATATTCCGCTGATAAACGCGAATATCGAGCCCCATATTAAAGAATGCAATGAGGAGTATCCCTTTACCCTCAGCGTGGAATGGGATAACGCCGACAAAGCGCCGGAAACATACGATACGCTGGCGTAA